From the Archangium lipolyticum genome, the window CGCCTGCCGTTCCGGGGGCAGCCCGTTGAACCAGGCCAGCGTGTCACGCGCCGTGTCCACCACCGGGCGGAACTTCAGTCCGCGCGCCACCGCCCGCGCGTTGCTGACGCTGCTCATACCCGCCATCTCGCCCGCGGGCGGCAACCAGACGGGCATGTCCATCCAGGGCTTCACGTTCTGCTTCTCCAGGAAGCCGGCATCGGCCCAGGTGAAGGTGGCGTCGCTGTTGCTGGCCTTCTTGCAGGCCTCCAGCAGCTCCCTCATGGTGAGCGGCTTCGCCGGGCCGGTGGCGTTGAAGGTGCCGATGTCCCGGTTCTCGACGGCGAGGAGCGCGAACTCGGCCAGGTCCCTCACGTCGATGAACTGCACCGGATCCGCGCCGTTGGCGCCAGGGGCGAGCACCTCGCCACCGCGCGCCACGCGCACCGGCCAGTAGGTGAAACGCTGGGTGGGGTCGTCCGGGCCCACGATGAGGCCAGGGCGGATGATGGTGGTGCGCCCGGGGAAGGCAGCCTCGGCCGCCTTCTCGCTGAGCGCCTTGAGGGCGCCGTAGTTCTCGCTGACGTTCTCGTCGGTGGGGTCCGCCACCGTGGCCAGCGGCGAGTCCTCGTCCATGCCCGGCCGGGGCAGCTCCTTGTAGACGGAGATGGTGGAGATGAAGACGTAGTGGCCCACGTTGGGCGCCAGCAGCTCCGCCGAGGCGCGCACGATGCGGGGCACGTAGCCGGAGGTGTCGATGACGGCATCCCAGCTCCCGCCCTCGAGCGCCTTCAGGCCCTCGCCCACCTTCGGGTCCCTGTCCCCGTGCAGCTTCTCCACGTCCGGGAAGAGCTGGGGCCGCGTCTTGCCGCGGTTGAAGAGGGTGACGCTGTGGCCCCGCGCGCGCGCCGCCTCCACCAGCTGGGGCCCGAGGAACCCCGTCCCCCCGAGAATCAGGATGCGCTTGCGCCCGGTGCTCGGCACGGGCGCCTTCGCGGGGCTCTCCCGGTTGGCGGTGGAGGCGGAGGTGGAGGCACAACCCACGGCCCAGAGCGAGCCGAACGCGGCCGCACCCTTCAAAAACCCTCTGCGAGACAACTTCATGCGGACTACCCCCTCTTGATGTGAACGTGCGAAGCGCGGCCTTGTCTCGAGGCCGCGAAGCTCAGCGAGCCGCGTCCGCGGTGGGAGCCAACCCGGAGGCTCCGGCCGAGGGCGTGGAGAAGCGCTGCTGCAGCCGGGCGAGCCACAGGGACACCGCGAGCCACAGGCCCGCGAAGGGCACCGCGGTCAGCGCCAGTCCCGCCGCGCCCATCCCCAACGAGTCGAGGCCCGTGTACAGCCACGAGCTCACCGAGTCGCTCCCCCGGTACACCACCGTGTCGATGAAGCCCTTGGATTTGTACTTCGTCTCGCGGTCCACGCTGGTGAAGAGCACCTCACGGCCGGGGCGCTCGAAGGCGTAGTGCGAGGCGTTGCGCAGCGACTTGAAGCCGATGAGCACTCCCATCGTGGGCAGCGCCGCCAGCCCGAGGAAGCCGAGCCCGGTGAGCAACGGCGCCACCGCCAGCGCCACGCCCAGGCCGAAGCGCGTCATGAGCCGCCCCGTCACCAAC encodes:
- a CDS encoding SDR family oxidoreductase → MKLSRRGFLKGAAAFGSLWAVGCASTSASTANRESPAKAPVPSTGRKRILILGGTGFLGPQLVEAARARGHSVTLFNRGKTRPQLFPDVEKLHGDRDPKVGEGLKALEGGSWDAVIDTSGYVPRIVRASAELLAPNVGHYVFISTISVYKELPRPGMDEDSPLATVADPTDENVSENYGALKALSEKAAEAAFPGRTTIIRPGLIVGPDDPTQRFTYWPVRVARGGEVLAPGANGADPVQFIDVRDLAEFALLAVENRDIGTFNATGPAKPLTMRELLEACKKASNSDATFTWADAGFLEKQNVKPWMDMPVWLPPAGEMAGMSSVSNARAVARGLKFRPVVDTARDTLAWFNGLPPERQAGLAKRAGLTPEREREVLAAWHQQHTGTSHASP